The DNA sequence GCAAGATTTATTTTATAAAAGTTGATAGAGATAATATAGATATAAATAATTATCTTGAAGAATCAGAGATTGAAATTTGTAGGTTTGGAAAAAAAGTAATTAAGAAAAGTAATATATATCATGATTATATAGAAATTCTAAAAAGAGAGTATGATAATATAGAAGACTTGGATATATGGAACTTATGGTATAGCTTAGATAGTAAAAATACAATAAAAGAAAATATAGTGAAAAAGAATTTTCAACACAGGAAAAACGGTTATATAAATCATTATCTAGTATTAGTAAAAGGAATAGAAAAAGAAATAGAAAAGCAAAAAATATATTGTAAGAGTGAATTTCAGGATATTATAATTTACTAGATAATTGGTAAGTATTATTATATGAAAAAACTTTATATACTGAAAATAAATAATTTGTGGGATATATTTGTGAGGTTCGTATCTACCACTGAAATAAACAAAACACGTTGATAATTTTATCAATGTGTTTTTTATTTAACTAAACAATTAAAACATAAAATTTATATTGACATTGAAGTTACTTCACCCCTTAGAATTTTAATTGTGATACAAAGCTCAATTAAAATTATTTAAATAAAAGGGGAAATAAGAATGATAAATATATTACCTAAAAAACTTAAACTGTTGTACAATTCATTATTAGCTTTTAAAGAAGATAATCTTGCTAACAGTTTTCAAACAATGTATAAAATTCAACCATCTAAAAAAATTAGCAAAGGGTCTGAAGTATTTTATTTCGAAAAAGAATTGCAACCATTACCTAATAATTTTCAATTTAAAGAAGAAAAACTCTCTACTGATAAGTTCATAGAGGAAACAAATACTACAGGGTTAATAGTTATTCATGATGATAAAATAAAATATGAAAATTATTTTTTAGGAGCAAATGAAAACACCCTATTATCATCTAACTCAGTTTGCAAATCATTTGTATCTTCATTACTTGGAATAGCAATTAGTGAAGGCTATATAAGTAGTGTAAATGACCCTATAGGAAAATATGTATCTGAGTTAAAAGATACTGAACTAGAAAAAATATCTATAAAAGATTGCCTGCAGATGTCTTCGGGAATTGATTTTGACGAAGATACTGATATGAGTAAAATGTCAATTTCTATGCTACTTGGAAAGCCAGCTATTAAATATATATCAAAACTAAAAACAAATACTAAACCAGGTAAAGTAAGAAAATATTCAAGTATAAATACAGAAATAATAGGAGAGGTTATAACTAATGCTACTGGATATAGTTTAAGCGAGTATTTAGAGGAGAAAATATGGAAACGTATAGGTATGGAAAAAGATGCATATTGGACACTAAGTAATAATAAAGAACTTGCAATGGGAGGCTTAAGTATATCACTAAGGGATTATGCACGTTTTGCTAGATTATACATAAACAATGGTAAATGGAATAATGAGCAAATTATACCTTCTAATTGGATTAAAGATTCAATAGATACAAGCGAACATCATTTAAGACCAGGTTCAAATAATGATTCTTATAGCGCTTTTGGTTATGGATATAAGTGGTGGGTACCAGAAGGGGAAGAGAGAGAATTTATGGCTATAGGTATATATAGTCAATGGATATATATTAATCCAAATAGGAATGTCATTATTGTAAAAACAAGTGCGCACCCTGGCTTTATGGATACTGATCATGAATTAAAAACGGTTGAATTATTTAGGTCCATTGTAGATAGTGTATCATCTATATAAGCATAGAAAAGGTATATCTCAAAATAGAGATATACCTTTATTTAATTTATTTTAGAATATTACATTTAGATGCTGACATTTAAATTTATATTGACAAAATACATTACATCATCAGTTTTCTTAGGTAAATAAAATTCATATTTTACATAAGCCATATTATTCTTAGGACAATTAAAGTATTTGTTAAGAGATAGTATGTACTCGTTTATTTGCTTAGTCGTACCGTAAAAATTAACAGAAACACATCTTTCATGTATATCTATTTTTATAGAATTTATGTCTTCGTTATTTAAATACTTTTTTAATATTTCAATATTTTTAGGGTTTTCTTTTATAAATAAGAGGTTTTCATTTTCGTATACATTAGTATTTTCAATAATATTATATAAATAAATATAAGTATCATTTATTTCTTCATTTAAGTAAGACAACTCTTTTTCTAAAGACATAGTACCAATGGGACAAATGTTTGAACTTAGTAATTTTTTCATATCCAATGCATAAAGACTATAATTTTGATTTGATATTTTTAAGTTTTCAAAGTTATACTCATTTTTAAAATTGGTTACTGTATTTAATATTTTTTTACTTTTATTTAAATTATACTCTAAGTGTTCAAGCTCTTTCTTTTTTATCTTAAGTATTTCTTCTTGCTTTGATACTAGGTTTTTATATTCATTTAAATCTTCACTCCCTATAGTTTGCTTAATATCTGCTAAAGAAATGCCCAACAGCTTTATTCCAAGTATTAGGCTTAACTTCTCTAAATGTTTAAATAAATAATATCTATATCCATTTTGAGAATTAACCTCAGGCTTTAAAATACCGATTTTATCATAATATCTAAGGGTTTCTTTACTTATATTAAAAATTTTACTAACTTCACCTATTGAAAGTTTCATCTATATCACTCCTTTATAAAAATATTACAAGAGACATAACTATTGATGCCTCTTATAATATGGTTACTTATAACATATATTATTGTTTCGTATTAGCATACTCTAACTCTCCTATGCTAGTATTAGTAGATGGTAATCTATATTTATTCATTAAATAAAAAGATACAATACAAGTTAATACCTCAGCAAAAGGAACTGTAAGCCAAATACCATTTATACCTAGGAACTTAGGCAATATAGAAATACCAATTACTATAAACACTAAACCTCTACTTAAGGCTATTATTATGGACTCCTTAGCATATCCTATAGCTGTAAAATATGATGAATATATTATACTAAATCCATTAAAAATAAATGAAAAAGCATATAACTTAGATCCAATTACAGCTAAATCAACTACAAATTTATCAGAACCAATAAACATAGTAATTAAATTATCACTAAAGAAGAACAATACTATAAATGTAGTTATACAAACTATAAAAGATACAACTATTGATAATTTTAATATAGATTTAACTCTATCAAATTGATTTGCTCCATAGTTATAACTTATTATAGATGTTATACCATCGGCAATTCCAAACACTGTTAGCATTCCAAATTGAGATATATAGTTAATACTTGTAAAAGCTGCAACTCCTGACTCACCAGCAATTTTCATAAATGCATTATTAAATAAATATGCAGATACAACAGTTGCAAGTGCAGACATTGCCTCAGATGAGCCATTATACACAACAGGAATTATGGTATCTTTATTAAACTTTCCTACAAATAAGTTTATTACATTTTCCTTTTTTAACATTGGTGGTACAACTACAATAAATACAGATGAGTATGAAACACCAGTAGCAAGAGCAGCACCAAATATACCTAATTGTAGCTTCTTTATTAATATATAATTTAGTGTAATGTTTACTATTAAACTTACAATCATACCCTTAAAGTATAAATCAGGTTTTTCTACAAGTCTATCTGCAAATCCAATTAAAAAAGCTAAACACATTGGCAATATACATATTGAAATTACTTTTATATACTTTGAAACATCATCTATTAAAATATCATTAGCCCCCAAGGCTAAGCCAATATTTTTACTAAACACAATACCTATAAAAGAAAAGAAAATAGCTCCTAAGCTTAGTAATATAAATGAGGTTTTAAAAATATCCTGAGTTAATTTTTTATTACCTTCACCTAAACTTCTACCCATAAAACTTAAAGAGCCAACACTTATTAGCATTGAAAAACCTATAACAAACTGTATATAGGGTCCTCCTAGGCTAACACTAGCCATAGCGTTTGAACCTATGAAGTTTCCTAAAAATAAACCGTCTATAACAGTTTGCATACCTGCTATTACCATTGCTATGATAGCTGGTACTGAGAATTTTATAAATAAGTTTGAAATCCTACCTTGTTTTAATATGTTTTCTTTCATATTACTACCTCCATAATCAGACTATAGTTAGTAGTATAAAGTGTGAAGTAACTTCAAGGTCAATAGATAATTTTATATTACTCTTATGAATAAGAAATACACGAAGAATATATTGATTTAGCTTAAAATTAAACTATTCACGTAACTTGTTGATTTTTTACAGAATATTCAATATACTTAAATTAATAGGATAGATATACAGAAGATACCATGAAGGTAGAAATTTCTACATGAAGTAGAATGCTATTTTGTGGTATTTTTTGTTATGCAAAAATATATTCAGGGGGATACATTATGATAAGGGGTATTAGAAAGAAACTTAGTTTATTTTTAACAGTAAGCTTAATTACAGCGAGCATGATTGGATGCAGTTCATCAAATATTGGGGGAGATAAAGAAGGCAAAAAAAATGATATGCTAGTAATAGCAACGGCTAATGACATTGGAGACTTAAATGCACATGGATATAGTCCTATGTATGGTCAAAATTTTTTGTATGAAGGATTAACTACTTTTGAAGAAGGGGAAGTAAAGCCTGCATTAGCAGAAAAATGGGATGTTTCAGAAGATGGTAAAGAATACACTTTCTACTTACGAAAAAATGTAAATTTTACTGATGGTTCACAACTTAATGCTAAAGTAGTTAAGAAGAATTTTGATGCATTTTTAAAAAATAAAGATGCTCATTCTTTCTTGGAGTCAGTTAATTTAATGGAATCTGTAGAGGTAGTAGATGATTATACAGTAAAAATAAAGTATAAAGAGTCATATTATCCAGTTTTACAAGAACTTGCTTTATCTAGACCAGTTCGAATAATGGCTGAGGCATCATTTCCAGATGATGGAGATACATCTGAAAAAATAAAAAAGCCAATAGGTACAGGTATGTGGAAGCTAAAAGAATATAAAGCAGGAGAGTATGCTATTCTTGAGAGAAATGAAGATTATTGGGGAGAAAAACCAAAGTTTAAAGAAGTTAAAATGGTAGTTACTCCAGATGGTGACACTGCCGTAAATGCTCTAAAAGCTGGAGAAGTTAATATGATATTTGACGTTGAAAGTAGGCTATCACCAGATGCATTTAATGAGTTGAAATCAAGTGGATTTAAAACTCAAGTTTCACAGCCTTTAAGTACAGTTTCTTTAATCGTAAATGCTACTAATGGACCTACAAAAGATTTAAAAGTGAGAAAAGCATTACAACACGGAGTAGATAAAGAAGTTATTTCAAAGCATGTATTTTATGGATTGCAAGAACCGGCAGACACATTATTTGATAAAAATGTTCCTTATTGTGATATCAATTTAGAAAAATATGAATATGACCTAGAAAAAGCAGGAAAAATGCTTGATGAAGCTGGTTGGAAATTAGAAGAAGGTAAAGAGTATAGATCTAAAGATGGAAAAGAACTAGAATTAGGTTTTTATTATGATGGAGATAATGTCATATACAAATCTTTAGGAGAAGTACTACAAAGTGAATATAAAAAGATGGGTGTAAAGATAAACTTAGAATCTCAAGAAAGACAAGCTTTAATTGATAAGACTAAGAGTGGTGATTTTGACATAACTATAACTGAAACATGGGGAGATCCATATGATCCACATACATTAGTAGCTTCTATGAAAAATGATGGGTATGCAGATTATCAAGCTCAAAAGGGACTTCCTATGAAGAAAGAATTAGATGAAAAAATAGGTAAGGTTATAGTTGAAAATGATGAAAAGACTAGACAAAATCTATACACTGATATACTAACAACATTACATGATCAAGCAGTATACTTACCAATTTCTAAGACTACAAGATTGGTTGCATGCGATAAAGATTTAACTGGAATAAAGTTTAATACACTTTACTACATACCAATTGAAGAAGTTACTAGAGAGTCTAAATAAGATAGATACATAGTTAGATTAAAGTATAAATAAACTTAAGCTCTAGTTATATAAAATTAATACTAGAGCTTAAGTTTATTTTAATTATAAGACAGGGGGACTTATAATGAAGAAATATGTTTTAAAAAGACTAATTACATTAGTACCCATACTGATTGGAATCTCAGTAGTAGCATTTCTTTTAGTTAGAATTATGCCAGGAGATGCAGCAACAGCATATTTAACCAATGCAAATATTCCTGTAACTGAAAAAAACATACAAATAGCAATAAAAAATCTAGGATTAGATAAACCAATAATAGTTCAATACTTTGATTGGATAAAAAACGTAATACAATTTGATTTAGGAACATCATATATATCTAAAAACTTAGTATCTGAGGAGTTATTATCAGGTCTAAAATATACTATGATGTTAGCAGCTACATCACTATTGTGGATATTTGTTATTAGTATTCCACTGGGTATGTACTCAGCAATTCACCCAGGTAAAAAAGTGGACAATTTAAGTCGTATATTTGCATTTGTTGGTTCGTCCATGCCTACATTTTGGCTAGGATTTTTATTGGTACAATTCTTTTCAATAAAATTAGGTATATTACCAGTGGCAGGAGCTGAGAAATTATCAAATATTATATTACCATCAATAACACTAGCCTTTGGATATATTCCAACTTACTCGAGAATATTACGAAATAGTTTACTAGAAAACATGAAGTCACCATCAGTTACTTATGCTAGGGCAAGAGGAATAAGTGAAAGAAAGATATTATTTAATAATGTTTTAAGAAATTCTTTGATACCGACAATAACTTCTCTAGGAATGAATTTTGGAGGAATGCTATCAGGAAGTGTGATAGTTGAGAATGTTTTTTCATGGCCAGGTCTTGGACGTGTAATAGTTGGGTCAATTTCACAAAGAGATTATCCTATGATTCAAGGATACATAATACTTATGGCAGTAATATTTATTTTGAGTAATCTTTTAGCTGATTTAGCATGTGCAAGCATTGATTCAAGAATAAGATTGGAAGGATAGATGTATGAATATAAAAGAAATTACACAAAATCTTTTAAAACACAAGTTAACACTATTATGTTTTATTTTTATAATTATAGTAATAATAGCAGGAATTTTTGCACCTATCATAGCACCACATGATCCTTTGGAAATGGAACTTACAAAAAAATTTATGCCTATATCAATAGAATATCCTATGGGTACTGATAATATGGGCAGATGTATATTTTCTAGAATAGTTCATGGGATTAGACCAACCATTGGATTTTCTTTAATTGCATGTGCAGTATCATCAACTTTTGGAATATTTATAGGAATGTTATCCGGATTTAAAGGTGGAAAAATAGATATGATAATTATGAGATTATGTGATGTATTATACTCTTTTCCAAGTTTAGTTTTAACCTTAGTAATAGTAAGTTTCTTAGGTCCGGGTATAAAAAATATTATCATAGCTATGATTTGTGTCCAATGGATTTGGTATGCAAGAGTATCAAGAAATTTGACAATAAGGGAGAGAGAGCTAAGTTATGTAGCTTGTAGCAAATTAGCTGGATCATCAAATATAAAAATTTTAATTAAATCTATTTTGCCAAATATTTTTCCACAGGTATTAGCTATAATAACAATTGATTTTGGTCACACAATATTAGCAGTATCAGGATTTTCTTTTTTAGGACTTGGAGTTAAGGCACCTCTGCCAGAGTGGGGGATGATGATAAATGATGGACGTTCATTTATGCATAGTAACCCAATGCTAATGTTTTGGCCAGGTATTATGATTTTACTTGTAGTTTTAAGTACAAATATAATAGGAGATAAATTAAGAGATACTTTAGAAGAGGTAGTTAGTTAGTAAATATTAATTTTATAGGGGGATTTTAAACATGGGAGATAATTCAGTTTTAAAAATTGATAATTTAAAAATTGAATTAATTCATAAAAATCAAAAGCTAATAGCAGTAAAGGATGTAAGTTTTGACTTAGACCCGGGAAAGACTATAGGAATTATAGGAGAAAGTGGTAGTGGTAAGTCTATTACATGTTCTGCAATACTAGGACTTTTAGAAGATAAAAAATGGATTATAAATGGAGATATTTATTTTGGAGAAACACCAATTCCTTATAGAAGTAATAAAGATATGAATAAATTTAGGGGAAAGCATATTGCACTAATAACACAAAATCCAATGAGCGCCTTTGATCCTCTAAGAACTATAAGATATCATTTTATAGAAACACTTACTACTCATAAAAATATGTCTAAAAAAGAGATTGAAAAAAAAGCCATATATATTCTTAATAAGATGAAAATTCAAAATCCTAAAAATGTATTAGATAGTTATTCTTTTGAGCTAAGTGGTGGTATGCTACAGCGTATAATGATAGCAATAGCAATTGCACTTGAACCAGAGGTATTAATTGCTGATGAACCAACTACAGCTCTTGATTTAACAGTTCAATACGAAATAATAAAAATACTTTCTAAAATGCAAAAGGATTTAGGTACTTCAATAATTCTAGTATCCCACGATTTAGGAGTAATATCAGAATTAGCAGATGAAGTACTAGTAATGTATGGTGGAAGTATAGTAGAAAAAGCACCCCTAAATGAAATTATGACAAGTCCAAAACATCCATACACAAAAGGATTAATATCATCTAGACCTAATTTTTCTAAAGAAAGATTAGCTGTATTAGAGGGAACACCACCAAATTTATTTGAAAGAAGAGGTGGATGTGAATTTTATAATAGATGTAATATAAAAAATGAAAAATGTAAAGATAACATAATATCTAGTATTAAAGTAAATAAAAATCACGAGGTAAGATGTATTCATTTTGAGGAGGGGGCATATAGTTGTGGAACTGCTTAATATAAATGAAGTAAAAAAAGTATATAAATTAAAAAATAAAGATAAACTATATGCCGTTGATGGAGTTAGTTTAAATATTAAAAAAGGTAAGTGTGTAGGATTAGTAGGAGAAAGTGGATGTGGAAAGAGTACTTTAGGTAAAATGATATTAGGAATAGAAGATATTACAGATGGAAGTATAGTTTTTAAAGGTAAAAAAGTAGGAGATATTAAAAGAAAAGATTTACTTAGAAAAGAGTTACAAATGGTTTTTCAAGATAGTTTTTCAGCAGTAAATAGAAGAAGTACAGTACTAGAAATTATAGGAGAACCATTAAGTAATTTTTATAAATTATCAAAAGAAGATACAATAAAAAGAGTAGAAGATCTTTTAGAAAAAGTTGGAATGAATATAAGTGATAAAAATAAATTTCCACACCAATTTAGTGGAGGTCAGTTGCAACGTATATGTATAGCAAGGGCATTGGCATTAAGTCCTAGTCTATTAGTTCTTGATGAACCTTTAAGTAGCCTAGATATTTCAATACAAGCACAGATTCTAAATTTATTATCAGATCTTAAGAAAGATTTAGATTTAACTTATATTTTGATATCTCATGATTTAGAAGCAGTGTATTATTTATCAGATTCAATAGTGGTTATGTATAAGGGAAAGATTATGGAGCATATAGAAGATATAAAAGATTTTTATGAAATGAAGCA is a window from the Paraclostridium sordellii genome containing:
- a CDS encoding MerR family DNA-binding transcriptional regulator; the encoded protein is MKLSIGEVSKIFNISKETLRYYDKIGILKPEVNSQNGYRYYLFKHLEKLSLILGIKLLGISLADIKQTIGSEDLNEYKNLVSKQEEILKIKKKELEHLEYNLNKSKKILNTVTNFKNEYNFENLKISNQNYSLYALDMKKLLSSNICPIGTMSLEKELSYLNEEINDTYIYLYNIIENTNVYENENLLFIKENPKNIEILKKYLNNEDINSIKIDIHERCVSVNFYGTTKQINEYILSLNKYFNCPKNNMAYVKYEFYLPKKTDDVMYFVNINLNVSI
- a CDS encoding MATE family efflux transporter gives rise to the protein MKENILKQGRISNLFIKFSVPAIIAMVIAGMQTVIDGLFLGNFIGSNAMASVSLGGPYIQFVIGFSMLISVGSLSFMGRSLGEGNKKLTQDIFKTSFILLSLGAIFFSFIGIVFSKNIGLALGANDILIDDVSKYIKVISICILPMCLAFLIGFADRLVEKPDLYFKGMIVSLIVNITLNYILIKKLQLGIFGAALATGVSYSSVFIVVVPPMLKKENVINLFVGKFNKDTIIPVVYNGSSEAMSALATVVSAYLFNNAFMKIAGESGVAAFTSINYISQFGMLTVFGIADGITSIISYNYGANQFDRVKSILKLSIVVSFIVCITTFIVLFFFSDNLITMFIGSDKFVVDLAVIGSKLYAFSFIFNGFSIIYSSYFTAIGYAKESIIIALSRGLVFIVIGISILPKFLGINGIWLTVPFAEVLTCIVSFYLMNKYRLPSTNTSIGELEYANTKQ
- a CDS encoding serine hydrolase domain-containing protein; its protein translation is MINILPKKLKLLYNSLLAFKEDNLANSFQTMYKIQPSKKISKGSEVFYFEKELQPLPNNFQFKEEKLSTDKFIEETNTTGLIVIHDDKIKYENYFLGANENTLLSSNSVCKSFVSSLLGIAISEGYISSVNDPIGKYVSELKDTELEKISIKDCLQMSSGIDFDEDTDMSKMSISMLLGKPAIKYISKLKTNTKPGKVRKYSSINTEIIGEVITNATGYSLSEYLEEKIWKRIGMEKDAYWTLSNNKELAMGGLSISLRDYARFARLYINNGKWNNEQIIPSNWIKDSIDTSEHHLRPGSNNDSYSAFGYGYKWWVPEGEEREFMAIGIYSQWIYINPNRNVIIVKTSAHPGFMDTDHELKTVELFRSIVDSVSSI
- the nikA gene encoding nickel ABC transporter substrate-binding protein, which encodes MIRGIRKKLSLFLTVSLITASMIGCSSSNIGGDKEGKKNDMLVIATANDIGDLNAHGYSPMYGQNFLYEGLTTFEEGEVKPALAEKWDVSEDGKEYTFYLRKNVNFTDGSQLNAKVVKKNFDAFLKNKDAHSFLESVNLMESVEVVDDYTVKIKYKESYYPVLQELALSRPVRIMAEASFPDDGDTSEKIKKPIGTGMWKLKEYKAGEYAILERNEDYWGEKPKFKEVKMVVTPDGDTAVNALKAGEVNMIFDVESRLSPDAFNELKSSGFKTQVSQPLSTVSLIVNATNGPTKDLKVRKALQHGVDKEVISKHVFYGLQEPADTLFDKNVPYCDINLEKYEYDLEKAGKMLDEAGWKLEEGKEYRSKDGKELELGFYYDGDNVIYKSLGEVLQSEYKKMGVKINLESQERQALIDKTKSGDFDITITETWGDPYDPHTLVASMKNDGYADYQAQKGLPMKKELDEKIGKVIVENDEKTRQNLYTDILTTLHDQAVYLPISKTTRLVACDKDLTGIKFNTLYYIPIEEVTRESK
- the nikC gene encoding nickel transporter permease, with product MNIKEITQNLLKHKLTLLCFIFIIIVIIAGIFAPIIAPHDPLEMELTKKFMPISIEYPMGTDNMGRCIFSRIVHGIRPTIGFSLIACAVSSTFGIFIGMLSGFKGGKIDMIIMRLCDVLYSFPSLVLTLVIVSFLGPGIKNIIIAMICVQWIWYARVSRNLTIRERELSYVACSKLAGSSNIKILIKSILPNIFPQVLAIITIDFGHTILAVSGFSFLGLGVKAPLPEWGMMINDGRSFMHSNPMLMFWPGIMILLVVLSTNIIGDKLRDTLEEVVS
- a CDS encoding ABC transporter ATP-binding protein — translated: MELLNINEVKKVYKLKNKDKLYAVDGVSLNIKKGKCVGLVGESGCGKSTLGKMILGIEDITDGSIVFKGKKVGDIKRKDLLRKELQMVFQDSFSAVNRRSTVLEIIGEPLSNFYKLSKEDTIKRVEDLLEKVGMNISDKNKFPHQFSGGQLQRICIARALALSPSLLVLDEPLSSLDISIQAQILNLLSDLKKDLDLTYILISHDLEAVYYLSDSIVVMYKGKIMEHIEDIKDFYEMKHPYTKRLLASSYQYRSKFDDVIEEVNNCESIDGCPYFNRCINAGDICKENSPKLVEVSEGHKVACHYA
- the nikB gene encoding nickel ABC transporter permease, producing the protein MKKYVLKRLITLVPILIGISVVAFLLVRIMPGDAATAYLTNANIPVTEKNIQIAIKNLGLDKPIIVQYFDWIKNVIQFDLGTSYISKNLVSEELLSGLKYTMMLAATSLLWIFVISIPLGMYSAIHPGKKVDNLSRIFAFVGSSMPTFWLGFLLVQFFSIKLGILPVAGAEKLSNIILPSITLAFGYIPTYSRILRNSLLENMKSPSVTYARARGISERKILFNNVLRNSLIPTITSLGMNFGGMLSGSVIVENVFSWPGLGRVIVGSISQRDYPMIQGYIILMAVIFILSNLLADLACASIDSRIRLEG
- a CDS encoding ABC transporter ATP-binding protein, with protein sequence MGDNSVLKIDNLKIELIHKNQKLIAVKDVSFDLDPGKTIGIIGESGSGKSITCSAILGLLEDKKWIINGDIYFGETPIPYRSNKDMNKFRGKHIALITQNPMSAFDPLRTIRYHFIETLTTHKNMSKKEIEKKAIYILNKMKIQNPKNVLDSYSFELSGGMLQRIMIAIAIALEPEVLIADEPTTALDLTVQYEIIKILSKMQKDLGTSIILVSHDLGVISELADEVLVMYGGSIVEKAPLNEIMTSPKHPYTKGLISSRPNFSKERLAVLEGTPPNLFERRGGCEFYNRCNIKNEKCKDNIISSIKVNKNHEVRCIHFEEGAYSCGTA